The genomic region ACTCAACAAGAGTAAAACCTCTGTTACTTCTTAAATACTTCATAACCTGACCTCCTTTTTTGATTTTGTTCATGCAAATTCAATGCCACTTACTTCAGAATATCAATACAAAGCAACATAACAAAAAATGTCATTGCATTAACAGGAGGCCGGTTGCGTCACTCGGAATCTGTCATAACCACCATGACGCCCATATTGGCAGTTATGACATCCTTCCTCCAGAGTTCCTCTCACCTCCTTTCTTAACTAAACCAGCAACTCTACAATAAATTCAATTTTTTGAGAATCTCTGCCAGATCCTGTCTTTCCTTTGAATACTCCTTTAATGCAGTAATCCAGTCTCCCACCCTGTATTTTGCCTCAATTTCTTTCATTGCTTCTTCTTTTGCATTCTCCTTAAAAGTTTTTCTATCCCATAAGAGTAATCCTACAAATACTCCGCATAGTCCTCCAAATACTCCAAGCATTCCTATCATAAGATTTTGCATGAATTCAAGCCGTTTGTCAATCTGTTCAAATCTCTTGTCAATCTGTTCAAATCTCTTGTCAACAGATTCTTTGAACTCCTTTAAGGTCGTCTCAAGCCTTATCAGTCTTTCCCTGTCTTCCTGAGAGAAATCCTTTGCAAAAACTGCTGAGCTAGTAAAAATCAGAAAAATCAATAAAATTGTGGTGAGTGCGCTGGAAATTTTCTTTTCAAGCTCTATCATGCTTCAATTTTAATAAAAAATCAATTATATTGGCAACAGATTTTTTATTAATTTTCAAAGATACTTCAAGATAGCATAGCTCTGGTTTCAAAATCTTATCCTTTATCTTTACGAAATCCTTTTTTGTTGTGATAAGGAGTTCTGAGTCTCTGGCAAGTTTTTCAATTTTTTTAATAGTTTTTTCAGTGTATCTCTTGTGGTCAATAAATTTTTTCTGTCCGATAATTTTAAGATTAAGCTTGCTTAGGCAGTCTATGAAGCTCTGAAAATTGCCAATCCCTGCAAAGGCAAAAGCTCTTTTACCATCTGGTTGAATGTCTCTGCCATCCCGGTTTTTAATTCCTTCAATTTTTATTGGTGCAAAATGTATTTCCTTAGCTCCATATGCTTTGAGTTTGTCTTTCAAAGTTTCATTTTCTTTTTTTGTTATAAATATCATGTTTGCTTCAAAGATTTCATTGAGTGGAGACCTTAAAGGTCCAGATGGAAGCAAACGGAAGTTTCCAAAACCTTTATATCCATCAACGAGTAAAATGTTTAAATCTCTGTAAAGCTTCCAGTGCTGAAATCCATCATCAAGAATAAATACTGCTTTGTTATGTTCATCAAATCCGAATTTCTCAATGGCATACACTCCAGCAGCGTATCTATCAGCACCTTTTACTACTTTAAGACCTTCCATAGCCATCATCAATGGCTCATCTCCGGCATCCTCTGCATTCATATCTTCAGAGACGATTACAGGTCCTTTTAGCCTGCCTCTATATCCACGGGTAAGAATAACTGGCTCATAGCCTGCTTTTTTTAACTCCTTTGAAAAAGCGATTGTAAAAGGAGTCTTCCCTGTTCCTCCAACTGTCAGATTTCCAACGCTGATTACAGGAAATGGAAGCTTTTTCTGACAGTTTAGGAGTTTCTTTTTTTTACGAAGGTAAAAACATAGATAAAGCCTTTCAAAAATATTCATTTTTCCAGAAGACGCCATTTACGAGCTTAACGACAGGCTCGCTTTCGTAAAATTCAATTATATTAACACAGGCAAAATCCTGCTCAATTCTAAATATGTTTTCAAGGGGCATTCCAAGAAGATTGCATAAAATTACTCTGTTTATTCCTCCATGGGCTGTGATAAAAATCTGGCTGTTTTTATGGTTTTTAATAATCTTCTTTAATGCCTCAGTAGCTCTCTTGCTTACCTCTATGGTGGATTCACCTTCTGGAGGTGAAAACTGTACTGGATTGAGCCTCCATCTTTCAAAGTCATCAGGATAAAGTGATACTATTTCATTTATGCTTAAGCCTTCCCATTTTCCAAAGCTTCGTTCCTTTAAAAGCTCCTCAGGTCTTACTTTTAATGAAAGAGTTTTGCTTAAAATTTCTGCTGAAGTAATGGCTCTTTTAAGGGGTGATGAATAGATTACTTCAGGCTTGAGATTATATTTTTTTATGTACTTCTTTAAAAAATTGGAAACTTTCTCAATCTGAGCCTCTCCTTCTTTGCTTAACAGAACATCAATGTGACCTTTATAGACTTTTCTTGCTCCCTCTGTTTGTCCATGTCTCAAAAGATAAATTACTAATGTTGGATTCATCAGTATTCAATCCCCCTTCTTGCATTTATTCCTCTTTCAAAATAGTGTTTAATCTTCTTCATCTCTGTAACTAAATCTGCCTTTTCAATAAGCCAGTCTGGTGCATTTCTTCCAGTAATTATAAGCTCTGCATCTTGGGCAAGGGCTATAAGATTTTGCACCTGCTCCTTTGAGATTAAGCCTGTGTTTAATGCTACAGTAAGTTCATCAAGCACTATCAAATCGTAATGTTCTTTTTTAGTAAGAGTTTCAATCTCTTTAATACATTCCACTACAACACTTATTTGAGAAGGTAAAGGCTTTCCATAAACAAAGCCGGTGCTACATCGGTAAACTTTAATCAAATCCGGAAATTTCTGAAATACTTCAATCTCTCCTGTGTGAGCACCTTTTATAAACTGGACAAACAAAACTTTTAAACCGTTTCCAACTGCCCTTATCGTAGCTCCTACTGCTGCTGTTGTTTTACCCTTTCCATCACCTGTGTAAACCTGAATCATTAACTGACTCCTAAAATCTTTGTCAATCCCTTTTTAATAAGGCTTACAGCAATGGCACTCAAAAGTAAAGCCATAACTTTTGCAAAGGCTTTTATTCCGTGAACTCCCATTACTTTTATTACAAAATCTGCTTTTTCAAGCATTACCCATGCAATCAAAAGATTAAGAGAAAGGGAAAAAATCACAATCGGATATCCGTAACTTCCTGCAAGAATAATTAGTGTTGTAAGAGTAGCAGGACCTGTAAGCAGGGGTGTTCCTATGGGAACAACTCCAAGAGTGTCAGTTATTGAAAGCTCTTTTTTTAGTGTTAGAATATCTGAGATTGAAAGAATTAAGAGAAGAATCCCTCCAGCAATCATGAAGTCTTCAAGCTTTATTCCAAGCAGAGAAAATATGAAGTTTCCCAGAAACAGAAAAGAGATTGCCACAAGAAAGGCTGTAATTACAGACTGCCTTGCAATGTGTTTTCTTTGAGCCTCTGGAATGCCTTCAACAAGTGAGATGTAAAGAGGCAGAATTCCAGGTGCATCAATTGCCACAAAAATGGGTATAAATGTGAGTAAAAATGTCTTTATTATTTCCACTTATTCTTTTTCTTCTTTTTCCTTTTCTTGTTCTTCCTCTTCAGTTTTTACTGTTACATCTTTTACAAAGTCAGGACATCTCTGCCCTGCTTTAAGGGAAAACTGTTTCTGGCATGTTGCCCTCCATGCACAGATAATACACATTGGTTTTTGCTCTGCCATTGCTACCTCCTAAGGTTTTATTAGCGACTGTTTAAAATTTCAATAACCTCCACCTTCACTAAGGAGTACAAACTGCTTTGACTGTGGATGACATTTTTCAATTGCGAGTCTGACAAAGACAGACATAGCACTCTTCTCCACCTCCTTAAAGTTGTCATCCCGAGCTCTTTTGTATCCTGAGCTTTTTTGTCATTCCGAGCCTGCCCATACTTTGTCATTCCGAGCCTGCCCATACTTTGTCATTCCGAGCGAAGCGAGGAATCTCCTTTTTTCAGTATCTGAACAAATCAGAGATTCCTCGGGTGGGATGCCACCCTCAGAATGACAAAATAGAATTTCTTTATATCATATTCTTTTGCGAGCTGATGAGTTGTCATAACTCAATTATTTCTCCAAATTTATAATCAGGCTTTAATTCCCAATAATACCCGCCTTTAGTGTAAATCTTCCTTGCACCAAGAGTTTTTAGTTTTATTTTAAGTGTTTGCAGATATTTTTTGAAAAAATCATCTCTGTCAAATGAAAGCTTTTCAATAAAATCAAAGTATTTCTGCCTGTATTCCATGCTTTTATTATACCTTAACAGTGTTTGAAATGTGATTTTTTAAAAATTTTTCCATTTCATTCATCAATTTTTCTGCAATCTTTACTCTTTCAAGATATGACAATCTCCATTGGGAGATTGTATTGAGAAGCTTTAAAACTCCCTGAGACAGCATATGAGATTCTCTGTTGGAAGCGCATTTTTTGCAGATTACAAAACCATCGGAATAAAAGGACTCTCCATTTAAAGAACCACGGCAGACTCCACAATGGCTGAAATCGGGAAGATAGCCGAGAATTTTTAATGTCTTTAGTTTAAGAAAAACAATGTAGTTTTCTGCCCTTTGCGTGTTCTCCATAAAAAAAAGAGTTTCTAAAAAAAGAGAGAAAATTTCATGATTTGGCTCTCTTTTTGGAAGAATATCTAAAAAGAGGCTTAAAACCTCTGACAGCTTTAAGAAGAGCCTATAGTTTTCCCTTATTGTCTGGAAAGGCTTTATTATGTCGGATTGAATTATTTTCTGAAGTTTATCTTCTTTCCCGATAAATGAGATTCTTGCATAGGTTAAAGGTTCAAAGGAACTTCCCCAGCGGCTTTTTATTTTGCGAGGGCTTTTTGCAAAAAGATTTATTAATCCAAAATCTTTACTGAGATAAGTAACGATTAAATCTGCCTCGGCATAGTCTGTATTTTTGAGGACAATTCCTTCAGTGGAATAAATCACTACATTATATTGCCAAAATCTTCAGGTTTAAGATTTTTGAGCCACTCTTCAAGCTCATCTGCTTTTCTCAACTCAAAGATTCCTTCCTCAACAAATATTGGCGCCTGAACCCTTAAAGCAATGGCAACAGCATCAGAAGGGCGAGAGTCAATAGCTCTTTCTCTTACTCCGTCGTGAGCATATATTAGAGCATAATAAGTATTGTCAATTAAGTCAGTTATAACAACTTTTGTAATCCGAACTTCAAGTTCCTCAAGAATGTTTTTTATCAGATCGTGCGTTAAAGGTCTTGGAGTAAGCACCTTACCAAGTGCCAGTGCAATTGAGTCAGCCTCTGGTTTGCCAATCCATATGGGAAGGGTTTCATCTCCATCTATCTGTTGAAGTAACAGAATATACATTCCACTTCTTGGATCAAATAACAATCCTTCTACTTTCATCTCAATTAACATCTCAATACCCCAGTGATTTTAATATTATATCTCTTTGCCTCCACTTTTTTCTAACTTTTACCCAGACTTCAAGAAAAACTTTTGTTCCCAGAAATCTCTCAATATCAAGCCTTGCCTCTTGAGCAATTTTTTTCAACCTCTCACCCTTTTCCCCTATTATAATAATTTTCTGTCCTTCTCTTTCAACATAAATATTTGCTCCAATTTTGAGCAGTTTTTTTATTTCTTCCCATTTTTCTATTTCAACAGCCACTGAATAAGGAATTTCATTATAAGTGTATTTCATAATTTTTTCTCTTATGAACTCAGCAACCATAAATCTTTCTGCCTGATCAGTAAGCATATCCTCTGGATAAAGCTTCGCAGAGTCTGGAAGATAAAAAATAATTCTGTCAAGCAGGCGTTCAATCCCGTCGTTTTTAAGGGCAGAAATGGGAATTATTTCCTTGAATGGATATAAATCTTTATACAGATCTATTAAAGGAAGAAGGCTCTGCTTTGAGATTGTGTCTATTTTATTAATTGTGAGAATAACAGGTTTATTGAGCTTTTTTAGTTTTTCAATAATTGAAAATTCAGTTTCAGAAGGATTCACTGGTTCTACCATGAAAACTATTAAGTCAACCATGTCCATTGCCTGATGAGATTCTTTAACCATAAATTCACCAAGTTTATGTCTTGGTTTGTGAATTCCAGGTGTGTCAACAAAGATAATTTGAGCATGGGGAAGATTTTTTATTCCAATGATTCTATTTCTTGTTGTCTGAGGCTTTTCAGTCACGATGGCAATTTTCTCTCCAACAACTGTATTCAGAAGTGTAGATTTACCAACATTTGGTCTTCCAATTATTCCAACATATCCACATTTCATCTAAGTTCTTCCACTGCTTTGCGTATTCTATTGATGCCTTTTGATATATTTTCCATGCTTGTTGCATAGGATATTCTTACATATCCTTCAGCACCAAAGGCAGAACCTGGAACCACAGCGACAAGAGCTTTCTCAAGAAGGTAGATGCTTAAATCCATTGATGAATTTATTCCGTTTTTGCCAAGAATTTTTTCTACATTTGGAAAAGCATAAAAAGCACCTTTTGGCATTTTGCAGGAGACTCCTGGAATGCTGTTTAACTCTTTGACAAGAT from Thermodesulfovibrio sp. 3907-1M harbors:
- a CDS encoding bifunctional nuclease family protein; translation: MLIEMKVEGLLFDPRSGMYILLLQQIDGDETLPIWIGKPEADSIALALGKVLTPRPLTHDLIKNILEELEVRITKVVITDLIDNTYYALIYAHDGVRERAIDSRPSDAVAIALRVQAPIFVEEGIFELRKADELEEWLKNLKPEDFGNIM
- the lpxK gene encoding tetraacyldisaccharide 4'-kinase codes for the protein MNIFERLYLCFYLRKKKKLLNCQKKLPFPVISVGNLTVGGTGKTPFTIAFSKELKKAGYEPVILTRGYRGRLKGPVIVSEDMNAEDAGDEPLMMAMEGLKVVKGADRYAAGVYAIEKFGFDEHNKAVFILDDGFQHWKLYRDLNILLVDGYKGFGNFRLLPSGPLRSPLNEIFEANMIFITKKENETLKDKLKAYGAKEIHFAPIKIEGIKNRDGRDIQPDGKRAFAFAGIGNFQSFIDCLSKLNLKIIGQKKFIDHKRYTEKTIKKIEKLARDSELLITTKKDFVKIKDKILKPELCYLEVSLKINKKSVANIIDFLLKLKHDRA
- the era gene encoding GTPase Era, giving the protein MKCGYVGIIGRPNVGKSTLLNTVVGEKIAIVTEKPQTTRNRIIGIKNLPHAQIIFVDTPGIHKPRHKLGEFMVKESHQAMDMVDLIVFMVEPVNPSETEFSIIEKLKKLNKPVILTINKIDTISKQSLLPLIDLYKDLYPFKEIIPISALKNDGIERLLDRIIFYLPDSAKLYPEDMLTDQAERFMVAEFIREKIMKYTYNEIPYSVAVEIEKWEEIKKLLKIGANIYVEREGQKIIIIGEKGERLKKIAQEARLDIERFLGTKVFLEVWVKVRKKWRQRDIILKSLGY
- a CDS encoding histidine phosphatase family protein — protein: MNPTLVIYLLRHGQTEGARKVYKGHIDVLLSKEGEAQIEKVSNFLKKYIKKYNLKPEVIYSSPLKRAITSAEILSKTLSLKVRPEELLKERSFGKWEGLSINEIVSLYPDDFERWRLNPVQFSPPEGESTIEVSKRATEALKKIIKNHKNSQIFITAHGGINRVILCNLLGMPLENIFRIEQDFACVNIIEFYESEPVVKLVNGVFWKNEYF
- the recO gene encoding DNA repair protein RecO, which codes for MIYSTEGIVLKNTDYAEADLIVTYLSKDFGLINLFAKSPRKIKSRWGSSFEPLTYARISFIGKEDKLQKIIQSDIIKPFQTIRENYRLFLKLSEVLSLFLDILPKREPNHEIFSLFLETLFFMENTQRAENYIVFLKLKTLKILGYLPDFSHCGVCRGSLNGESFYSDGFVICKKCASNRESHMLSQGVLKLLNTISQWRLSYLERVKIAEKLMNEMEKFLKNHISNTVKV
- a CDS encoding MarC family protein, yielding MEIIKTFLLTFIPIFVAIDAPGILPLYISLVEGIPEAQRKHIARQSVITAFLVAISFLFLGNFIFSLLGIKLEDFMIAGGILLLILSISDILTLKKELSITDTLGVVPIGTPLLTGPATLTTLIILAGSYGYPIVIFSLSLNLLIAWVMLEKADFVIKVMGVHGIKAFAKVMALLLSAIAVSLIKKGLTKILGVS
- a CDS encoding cob(I)yrinic acid a,c-diamide adenosyltransferase — translated: MIQVYTGDGKGKTTAAVGATIRAVGNGLKVLFVQFIKGAHTGEIEVFQKFPDLIKVYRCSTGFVYGKPLPSQISVVVECIKEIETLTKKEHYDLIVLDELTVALNTGLISKEQVQNLIALAQDAELIITGRNAPDWLIEKADLVTEMKKIKHYFERGINARRGIEY